Proteins encoded within one genomic window of Candidatus Poribacteria bacterium:
- a CDS encoding GIY-YIG nuclease family protein — MSPLRRHTDYTIIPPPNSIRRKKGTDTIGIYRVFHKRTNRSYIGQSIQIEERIRQHFSNSGAFLFRQGSKLAMVKRFD; from the coding sequence ATGAGCCCCCTAAGACGCCACACAGACTACACAATTATACCTCCTCCCAATTCCATAAGGAGGAAGAAAGGGACAGATACTATTGGAATATATCGCGTATTCCATAAACGCACAAACCGAAGTTACATCGGTCAATCAATTCAGATCGAGGAGCGTATTCGGCAACATTTCTCAAACAGCGGAGCATTCCTATTTCGTCAAGGCTCCAAGCTCGCTATGGTAAAACGGTTTGATTGA